CCGGTCAAGGAGTTCGAGGCTGCGGCGAAGGACCCGGAGGCGCTCGGCGTCCCGGACTGGTGGTTCGTCCGCAAGGACGGCAAGAAGGTCACCAAGTCGATCGAGGGGTTCCTCTACCCGGACACCTACGAGATCGCGCCGAACGCGACCGCCGAGTCGATCCTCAAGGACATGGTCGGCACCTTCCTCACCGTCACCGGTGAGATGAAGTTCGCCGAGACGGTCGAGGGCGGCCTGGGCGGGGTCTCCCCGTACGAGGCGCTGATCGTGGCGTCGCTGTCCCAGGCGGAGGCCGGCAACAAGGACGACCTCGGCAAGGTCGCCCGGGTGGCCTACAACCGGGTGTACAAGGGCAACTTCCCCTGCGGGTGCCTGGAGATGGACGTCACGGTCAACTACTACTACGAGTTGATCGGCAAGAAGACGCTCAGCTCCAAGGAGATGGGGCCGGCGGAGATGGACAACCCGAAGAACCCGTACAACCGCAAGCTGCGCGGCATGCTCCCCACCCCGATCAACAACCCGGGCAAGGAGGCGCTGGCGGGGGCGGCGAACCCGCCCAAGGGCGGCTGGCTCTTCTTCGTCGCCATCGACAAGGAGGGGCACTCCGCGTTCGCCGAGACGTACGAGGAGCAGAAGCGCAACGAGGCCAAGGCCCGCGAGGCCGGCATCATCTGACCTGACACTCCGGCTCCGGTGGTGGCGCTCGCCACCACCGGAGTTGCCGTGTCGTCGGCCGGGAGCCGCCCCGGTTGCTAGGGTTCCGCTGCGCGGAAGGGGAGCGACGTGACGGGACGCAGGGCGGCGGTGGTCGGTAGACCCATCGCGCACTCGCTCTCCCCGGTGATCCACGAGGCCGGCTACGCCGCCGCCGGGCTCGCCGGGTGGTCGTACACCCGGATCGAGTGCGGGGCCGCGGAGCTGCCGGCCCTGGTCGCCGGCCTGGGCCCGGAGTGGGCGGGGCTGTCGGTGACCATGCCCGGCAAGGAGGCGGCGCTCGCGCTGGCCGACGACGTGTCGCCGGTCGCGGCCGCCGCCGGCGCCGCCAACACGCTGGTACGCCGTACCGACGGCACCTGGTACGCCGACAACACCGACGTCACCGGCATGGTCGAGGTGCTCACCGCGGCCGGGGTGTCGACCGGCGCCACGGTCACCGTGCTCGGCGCCGGCGGCACCGCCCGGGCGGCGCTGGTGGCGGCGGCCCGGCTCACCGCGTCCGGGGTGATCGTGGTGGCCCGGCGGGAGTCCGCGATCGCCGAGCTGCGGCCGGTCGCCGAGGCGCTCGGGATCCCGCTCACCGGCGCGGGCTGGCCGGACGCCGCCGGGTACGCCGCCGGCGCCGACGTCGTCGTCGCCACCGTGCCGAAGGGGGTCGCCGACCCGCTCGCCGCCGAGGTGCGCTGGCGGCCCTCGACGGTGCTCTTCGACGCCCTCTACGACCCGTGGCCCACCCCGCTGGCCGCCTCGGCGTCGGCGGCCGGCTGCCGGGTGGTCTCCGGGCTGGACCTGCTGCTGGCCCAGGCAGTCGGGCAGTTCGAGCACTTCACCGGGGTGCCGGCGCCCCGCGCGGCGATGGCCCACGCGCTCGCCGGGCACCGCCGTCCGGCTTCATTAGGGCGAGGTTAATTCCGGCCGACACCCGAATGGACGACGGACGACGGTGGGCGCCCGTCGTTACGCTGCTGCGGGTAATCGTCTCCGACACGGGGAGTGTCCTGTGAGTAGGCACGGACTGCACCGGGCGGCGTCCCGCCTCGGTGGTCGCCGCAAGGCCGTCGTGCTCAGCGTCCTCAGCGCCGGTGTGGTGGCCGGTGTGGTGGCCACCATGATGCCGCTGGTGGCGGCCGAGGTGCCCCCGGTCGTGGTCGCCGCGACCGCCGACACCACCGCCACCCAGGTGCCGCAGGACGGCGACAACGGGGTGAAGACGACGCTGGCCAGCTGCCCCCGCCTCTGCGACGGCAACCGCCACGGCCGCCGGGACGCCCTGGTCGAGTTCGCGGTCCAGGGCCTGCCCGCCGACGCGACACGCATCCGCGCCACCCTGCGGGTCTACGCCTGGCAGCCGTTCACCTCCCGGGTCCACGCGCACCGGGCGTGGGGCAGCGCCAGCGGCCCGGGCGCCTGGGAGCGGCGGCCGGCGCTCGGCCCGGCCCTGGCCGCGGTGGACCGGGTCGGCGCGGGCTTCAACGAGTGGGACGTCTCCGCCTCCGTCACCGGCAACGGCCGGATCGCCTTCGCGCTGGCCCAGGAGACCTGGAACACCC
This genomic interval from Micromonospora coxensis contains the following:
- the mltG gene encoding endolytic transglycosylase MltG — translated: MIDDLDLGFDEPERGEKGRHRRGFRKRDGKSGGRGKTIFALLMALVLLGGIGGGAFYGFDRIQNFLVTPDYDGAGTGEALVEVKQGALIADIGDALVAADVVKSTKAFIEAAEENALSKNIQPGLYKVRKQMSAENALTMLLDRKNKVTNQVTIPEGRTAKNTYKLLSEKTKIPVKEFEAAAKDPEALGVPDWWFVRKDGKKVTKSIEGFLYPDTYEIAPNATAESILKDMVGTFLTVTGEMKFAETVEGGLGGVSPYEALIVASLSQAEAGNKDDLGKVARVAYNRVYKGNFPCGCLEMDVTVNYYYELIGKKTLSSKEMGPAEMDNPKNPYNRKLRGMLPTPINNPGKEALAGAANPPKGGWLFFVAIDKEGHSAFAETYEEQKRNEAKAREAGII
- a CDS encoding shikimate dehydrogenase encodes the protein MTGRRAAVVGRPIAHSLSPVIHEAGYAAAGLAGWSYTRIECGAAELPALVAGLGPEWAGLSVTMPGKEAALALADDVSPVAAAAGAANTLVRRTDGTWYADNTDVTGMVEVLTAAGVSTGATVTVLGAGGTARAALVAAARLTASGVIVVARRESAIAELRPVAEALGIPLTGAGWPDAAGYAAGADVVVATVPKGVADPLAAEVRWRPSTVLFDALYDPWPTPLAASASAAGCRVVSGLDLLLAQAVGQFEHFTGVPAPRAAMAHALAGHRRPASLGRG